A region from the Rufibacter sp. DG15C genome encodes:
- a CDS encoding HD domain-containing protein, whose product MNKKKIFNDPVYGFITVPSELLFDIIQHPYFQRLRRIKQLGLTEFVYPGALHTRFHHALGAMHLMSIAIQSLSGKDNRISDKECEASMAAILLHDVGHGPFSHALEHAIFDQVPHEQISLHIMQLLNEEFDGKLQLAIDIFTDSYERHFFHQLVSSQLDVDRLDYLNRDSFYTGVSEGLIGADRLLKMLNVAEDQLVVEEKGIYSIESFLVSRRLMYWQVYMHKTVTSAEQMVMKVMQRARELTQQGVPVPASPALTFFLHESLSILDFERDPSILKKFIALDDYDIWGGIKTWAEHPDKILSYLSVCLLERKLFKIILSPTPFEIEFLEGVRELAQEQFNVAPQDVHYLVVTGKISNNAYESGGENINVLTKQSQIVDVAQASDLPNIQALSRKVEKYYVCYPKEIASL is encoded by the coding sequence TTGAATAAGAAAAAAATCTTCAACGACCCAGTCTACGGCTTCATCACGGTCCCCTCTGAGCTGCTGTTTGACATCATCCAACACCCGTACTTTCAGCGCCTTAGACGCATCAAGCAATTAGGCCTCACTGAGTTTGTGTACCCTGGGGCCTTGCATACACGGTTCCATCATGCCTTGGGGGCCATGCACTTGATGAGCATTGCCATCCAGAGCCTGAGCGGTAAAGATAACCGTATTTCTGACAAGGAATGTGAGGCCTCTATGGCGGCCATTCTCCTGCATGACGTGGGCCACGGTCCGTTTTCACATGCTCTGGAGCATGCTATTTTTGACCAGGTGCCGCATGAGCAGATTTCACTGCACATCATGCAACTGCTCAATGAGGAGTTTGATGGCAAGCTGCAACTGGCTATTGATATCTTCACTGACAGTTACGAGCGTCACTTCTTCCACCAACTCGTGTCCAGCCAACTGGACGTAGACCGCCTGGATTACTTGAACCGAGACTCTTTCTATACGGGTGTGTCTGAGGGTTTGATTGGCGCCGACCGTCTATTAAAAATGCTCAACGTAGCCGAGGACCAGCTGGTGGTGGAGGAGAAAGGCATCTATTCCATTGAAAGCTTCTTGGTAAGCCGCCGCCTCATGTATTGGCAGGTGTACATGCACAAAACCGTCACCAGCGCAGAGCAGATGGTCATGAAAGTAATGCAACGCGCCCGCGAACTGACCCAACAAGGCGTGCCCGTTCCTGCCAGCCCGGCTTTGACCTTCTTTTTGCATGAGTCTTTGTCCATTTTGGACTTTGAGCGCGACCCAAGCATCCTCAAGAAGTTTATCGCTTTGGATGACTATGACATTTGGGGCGGCATCAAAACCTGGGCCGAGCACCCGGACAAGATTCTAAGCTACCTCTCTGTTTGCCTCTTAGAGCGGAAGCTGTTCAAAATCATCCTGTCCCCCACTCCGTTTGAGATTGAGTTCTTGGAAGGTGTGCGTGAACTGGCCCAAGAGCAGTTTAACGTGGCACCGCAGGATGTGCATTACTTGGTAGTAACCGGCAAAATAAGCAACAACGCCTATGAATCGGGTGGTGAGAATATCAACGTACTCACCAAACAAAGCCAGATTGTGGACGTGGCCCAGGCCTCTGACCTGCCCAACATACAGGCCCTAAGCAGGAAAGTGGAGAAATATTACGTCTGCTACCCGAAGGAGATTGCCAGTCTATAG
- a CDS encoding bifunctional response regulator/alkaline phosphatase family protein: protein MQRYTILWADDEIDLLKPHILFLEERGYDVTPVNSGADAIEKVQEQNFDIVFLDENMPGISGLEALSEIKSLRPLLPVVMITKSEEEHIMEEAIGSKIADYLIKPINPNQILLSVKRILDNRRLVEEKTNSSYQRDFRMLGMAFGERLNYQEWADVYKKLVYWELEIAETEGKSMADVINMQKDEANTNFAKFIMDNYEEWVNDETDEIPLMSHKLFKDRVFPMMKESDTPIYFVLIDNLRYDQWKVLEPIITDYFNVENEEMYYSILPTTTAYARNAIFSGMLPAEIAKKYPNLWVSDDEEEGKNMHEEDFLEIQLQQNNIKEKFSYNKITNITAGKELVAKMSNLESNKLNVIVYNFVDMLSHARTDMQMIRELAADEAAYRSLTRSWFMHSPLFDTLKAIAEKKGRLIITTDHGTVRVKKPFKIIGDRNTNTNLRYKHGKNLGFTEKDVLVCRKPERFHLPKANVSTAYVFAMNDDFFAYPNNYNYYVNYYKDTFQHGGVSLEETIIPFVTLSSKNA from the coding sequence ATGCAAAGATATACTATTTTGTGGGCGGATGATGAGATTGACTTGCTCAAGCCTCATATTCTCTTTTTAGAAGAACGCGGCTATGACGTCACGCCCGTGAACAGCGGCGCTGATGCCATAGAGAAGGTGCAGGAACAGAACTTCGACATTGTTTTCCTGGATGAGAACATGCCGGGCATCTCTGGTTTGGAGGCACTCTCCGAGATCAAATCCCTGCGTCCTTTGTTGCCGGTGGTCATGATCACCAAAAGCGAGGAAGAGCACATCATGGAAGAGGCCATCGGTTCTAAGATTGCCGACTACCTCATCAAGCCCATCAACCCTAACCAAATCCTGCTTTCAGTGAAGCGGATCCTGGACAACCGCCGTCTGGTAGAGGAGAAAACCAACAGTTCCTATCAGCGCGATTTCAGGATGCTGGGCATGGCGTTTGGTGAGCGTCTCAATTACCAGGAGTGGGCCGATGTCTACAAGAAACTGGTGTACTGGGAACTGGAAATTGCTGAGACCGAGGGCAAAAGCATGGCCGACGTGATCAACATGCAGAAGGACGAGGCCAATACCAACTTCGCCAAGTTCATCATGGACAACTATGAGGAGTGGGTGAACGATGAGACGGATGAAATTCCGTTGATGAGCCATAAGCTTTTCAAAGACCGCGTCTTCCCGATGATGAAGGAAAGCGATACGCCCATCTACTTTGTCCTGATTGACAACCTGCGCTATGACCAATGGAAGGTTTTGGAGCCCATCATCACGGACTATTTCAACGTGGAGAACGAGGAGATGTACTACTCCATTCTGCCTACCACCACCGCCTACGCACGTAACGCCATCTTCTCAGGCATGCTTCCGGCAGAAATCGCCAAGAAATACCCCAACCTGTGGGTGTCAGACGACGAGGAGGAAGGCAAGAACATGCACGAAGAAGATTTCCTAGAGATACAGCTGCAGCAGAACAACATCAAAGAGAAGTTCAGCTACAACAAGATCACCAACATTACGGCTGGTAAGGAATTAGTGGCCAAGATGAGCAACCTGGAGTCTAACAAACTCAACGTGATCGTCTACAACTTCGTAGACATGCTCTCACATGCGCGCACAGACATGCAGATGATTAGAGAACTAGCCGCCGATGAGGCCGCCTACCGCTCCTTAACGCGTTCATGGTTCATGCACTCGCCGCTGTTTGATACCTTAAAAGCCATTGCAGAGAAGAAGGGTCGCCTGATTATCACCACAGACCACGGCACGGTGCGCGTGAAAAAGCCGTTCAAAATCATTGGTGACCGCAACACCAACACCAACCTGCGTTACAAACACGGCAAGAACCTAGGCTTTACAGAGAAGGACGTGCTAGTATGCCGCAAGCCTGAGCGCTTCCATCTGCCCAAGGCCAATGTGTCTACGGCGTACGTGTTTGCCATGAACGACGACTTCTTCGCCTACCCCAACAACTACAACTACTACGTCAATTATTACAAAGACACGTTCCAGCACGGCGGCGTCTCTTTAGAAGAAACCATTATTCCATTTGTTACCCTTAGCTCTAAAAATGCCTGA
- the tsaE gene encoding tRNA (adenosine(37)-N6)-threonylcarbamoyltransferase complex ATPase subunit type 1 TsaE, translated as MPDPLVQERTLQISSKAELPQAAADFLAFIGQKRIILFEGEMAAGKTTFIKAICAAKGVQEHVSSPTFALVNEYEAARGEVIYHFDFYRIDDPAEALDIGVLEYFHSDNLCLIEWPSKIENLLPEEGVLVTITPGPQEEARIIQMRAYGGNDGKF; from the coding sequence ATGCCTGACCCACTGGTGCAGGAACGCACCTTACAGATTTCCTCTAAAGCAGAATTGCCCCAGGCCGCTGCTGATTTTTTGGCATTTATCGGTCAAAAAAGAATAATTTTGTTTGAAGGCGAGATGGCGGCGGGTAAAACCACGTTTATCAAGGCGATATGTGCGGCCAAAGGCGTGCAAGAACACGTAAGCAGTCCCACATTTGCCTTGGTCAATGAGTATGAGGCCGCCCGCGGCGAGGTCATCTATCATTTCGATTTTTATCGGATTGACGACCCCGCTGAGGCTCTGGACATTGGGGTGCTGGAATATTTTCATTCTGACAACCTGTGCCTCATAGAGTGGCCCTCAAAAATTGAGAACCTGCTGCCAGAGGAGGGTGTTCTAGTAACTATTACACCCGGTCCGCAGGAAGAAGCGCGAATCATACAAATGAGAGCTTATGGAGGAAATGACGGAAAGTTCTAA